One genomic window of Gossypium hirsutum isolate 1008001.06 chromosome D11, Gossypium_hirsutum_v2.1, whole genome shotgun sequence includes the following:
- the LOC121223355 gene encoding uncharacterized protein, which yields MAPSVDSNSADPTSPLFSSASLVQSFPHHDTVKLEEENFVQWQQHIRLIIEGYELQGFFEAFGSAVSEAEKVEVVLAGLSSDFDAVLTLASFSMESLPFQCLVDVLMDFESRHMRVVREVLVYSHLVEPPFVAMMVDSVPHDVRGERATVGSHGRGFRLRVQCQIYNRFGHLVQRYFYCFYRTYNGPNASTMARVSSSAYNVQGLQGGGFSACSGSFGGSEFESNFWRGCT from the exons ATGGCACCATCAGTCGATTCTAACTCTGCTGATCCTACGAGTCCATTATTTTCCAGTGCAAGTCTGGTTCAATCTTTCCCTCACCATGACACGGTGAAGCTAGAGGAAGAAAATTTTGTCCAATGGCAGCAACATATCCGGTTGATAATAGAGGGATATGAGCTGCAAGGATTCTTTGAGG CTTTTGGATCGGCAGTGTCAGAAGCCGAAAAGGTGGAAGTTGTTTTGGCTGGCCTCTCGTCGGACTTTGATGCAGTGTTGACCTTGGCCTCATTCTCGATGGAGTCTCTTCCTTTTCAGTGTTTAGTTGATGTTCTCATGGATTTTGAAAGTCGACATATGCGAGTGGTGCGTGAGGTTCTGGTGTATTCTCATCTAGTTGAACCACCTTTTGTTGCTATGATGGTTGACTCAGTTCCGCACGATGTGCGTGGAGAACGTGCTACAGTAGGTTCGCATGGGCGTGGTTTTCGATTACGAGTGCAGTGTCAAATCTACAACAGATTCGGTCATTTGGTGCAGCGctatttctattgtttctatCGCACTTACAACGGCCCGAACGCTTCCACCATGGCCCGAGTTTCTTCTTCTGCATATAATGTTCAAGGGTTACAAGGTGGAGGCTTCTCTGCTTGTTCTGGTTCTTTTGGTGGCTCTGAATTTGAGAGTAATTTTTGGAGAGGCTGCACATAG